One part of the Arabidopsis thaliana chromosome 4, partial sequence genome encodes these proteins:
- a CDS encoding pesticidal crystal cry8Ba protein (unknown protein; FUNCTIONS IN: molecular_function unknown; INVOLVED IN: biological_process unknown; LOCATED IN: plasma membrane; EXPRESSED IN: 20 plant structures; EXPRESSED DURING: 12 growth stages; BEST Arabidopsis thaliana protein match is: unknown protein (TAIR:AT5G65440.1); Has 820 Blast hits to 264 proteins in 74 species: Archae - 0; Bacteria - 15; Metazoa - 77; Fungi - 83; Plants - 96; Viruses - 0; Other Eukaryotes - 549 (source: NCBI BLink).), protein MIPNGELRLPALKVREDRVSPSAPIPVTRTLVADTDVTSDDDMSTNSEDVSLDSSPENSRVSSAVGRSYGRNSSYYTYSEVSSSRETLVGAREQTGPRFDGDTEEDESTDSASSTQFSPPPAAGRINDGVSQVEQTHFPKTDRRATVEKEFDETFSSEEVSDIPSAPPFSGAAEESEEIKPATSSVQVSEVKTGDCVESRKTGHFTRPSAASESSGPPDQHPARLPTFHASSRGPWHAVVSYDACVRLCLHAWSTGCMEAPMFLENECALLREAFGLQQLLLQSEEELLAKRSSQAPHEGVAPKPKKNIGKMKVQVRRVKTVMDGPTGCSISSLKPSLIKFEKIRIHFSNMSTRLFSGWRALRKIHVRVPANGSSLPRQSLAYVHASTQYLKQVSGLLKTGVTSLRNNSTSYDIVQETYSCKLRLKSLAEDNAIMMQPGSGESHVFFPDSHGDDLIVEILDPMGKDFGRVLVQLANISEDSAEKLRWWSVFREPEHQHVGKLQLYIDYSASFDDNSHLKCASVAETVAYDLVLEVALKMQRFQQRNLLLYGSWKWLLEEFATYYGISDVYTKLRYLSYVMDVATPTSDCLHLVHDLLTPVIMKGNGKSALSHQENRILNEIKDQIEQILKLVFENYKSLDESSFSGMIDVVNSASGVPAPALIPAVKLYTLLHDVLSPEDQTHLCHYFQAAAKKRSRRHMGETDEFVANNSEPNFWDMSAMSAAYQKMTMACKNVKNEIYTDIEIQNEDILPSFLDLPNLSASIYSTDLCNRLRAFLVACPPSGPSPTVAELVIATADFQRDLSSWNISPIQGGVDAKELFHLYIMIWIQDKRLSLLESCKLDKVKWSGVRTQHSTTPFVDEMYKRLNETIQDYQVIISRWPEYIFVLESAIADVEKATVEALEKQYADVLSPLKENLAPKKLSFKYVQKLTKRSVIPYVVPDELGILLNSMKRMLDVLRPNIEAKFKAWSSCIPDGGNAAPGDRLSEVTVMLRAKFRSYLQAVVEKLVENSKLQKTTMLKKILQDSKESVGESDIRSKMNNLKEQLTNTVNHLHSVCETHVFIALSRGYWDRMGQIVLSFLENRKENRAWYKGSRVAVSILDDTFAAQMQQLLGNSLREQDLEPPRSIMEVRSILCKDPADNKAKSFYY, encoded by the exons ATGATCCCCAACGGAGAATTGAGATTACCTGCTCTCAAGGTCCGTGAAGACCGCGTGTCACCCTCAGCTCCTATTCCGGTCACCAGAACCCTAGTGGCTGATACTGACGTCACTTCCGATGACGATATGAGTACAAATTCCGAGGATGTCTCTCTCGATTCGTCTCCCGAGAACAGTAGAGTGTCCAGTGCCGTTGGTCGCAGCTACGGGAGAAATTCTTCTTATTATACTTACTCCGAGGTGAGCTCATCAAGAGAGACTTTGGTCGGTGCGCGCGAACAGACGGGACCTAGATTTGATGGTGATACGGAGGAAGATGAATCCACCGATTCAGCTTCTAGCACGCAATTTTCTCCGCCGCCGGCAGCTGGGAGGATTAACGACGGCGTATCTCAGGTGGAACAAACTCACTTCCCTAAGACGGACAGGCGAGCAACTGTCGAGAAG GAGTTTGATGAGACGTTTTCTTCTGAAGAAGTAAGCGATATTCCCAGTGCCCCTCCATTTTCCGGGGCAGCAGAGGAATCTGAAGAAATTAAACCAGCAACTTCAAGCGTTCAAGTTTCAGAAGTCAAAACAGGAGATTGTGTAGAAAGTAGAAAGACTGGCCACTTTACTAG ACCTAGTGCAGCTTCTGAGTCATCTGGGCCACCTGATCAACATCCAGCTCGGCTTCCTACTTTTCATGCAAG TTCTCGTGGGCCATGGCATGCTGTGGTTTCCTATGATGCATGTGTACGACTTTGTCTGCATGCGTGGTCAACCGGTTGCATGGAGGCTCCcatgtttttggaaaatgaGTGTGCTCTTCTACGAGAAGCATTTGG GTTGCAGCAACTCCTTTTGCAATCAGAGGAAGAGCTTCTGGCAAAGCGATCTTCACAAGCTCCGCACGAAGGAGTTGCACCAAAACCCAAGAAAAACATTGGCAAAATGAAGGTGCAAG TACGACGTGTTAAAACAGTTATGGATGGTCCAACCGGCTGTAGTATATCATCTTTGAAACCATCGTTGATAAAGTTTGAGAAAATCCGGATTCACTTTTCCAATATGTCAACACGCTTATTTTCTGGATGGCGGGCTCTAAGGAAGATCCATGTCCGTGTACCAGCCAATggttcttctcttcctcgtcAAAGTCTGGCATATGTTCATGCCAGTACACAGTACTTAAAACAAGTTTCTGGTCTCCTGAAAACCGGTGTCACAAGTCTACGTAATAATTCAACATCTTATGATATTGTACAAG AAACATACTCGTGTAAGTTAAGATTGAAAAGCTTAGCTGAAGATAACGCCATTATGATGCAACCCGGATCTGGTGAAAGCCATGTTTT CTTTCCTGATAGTCATGGAGATGATCTGATTGTTGAGATCCTGGATCCAATGGGGAAGGATTTTGGGCGTGTACTTGTGCAACTAGCTAATATTTCTGAAGATTCG GCTGAGAAACTTCGCTGGTGGTCTGTTTTTCGTGAGCCAGAACATCAACATGTGGGAAAACTCCAGCTCTATATTGACTATTCAGCAAGTTTTGATGATAACAGCCATTTGAAG TGTGCTTCTGTTGCGGAAACAGTCGCATATGACCTAGTCCTGGAAGTGGCCTTGAAAATGCAGCGATTTCAGCAAAGAAACTTGTTGTTATATGGTTCATGGAAATGGCTTTTGGAAGAATTTGCCACCTACTATGGGATTTCAGATGTCTACACCAAGCTCAG ATACTTGTCCTATGTAATGGATGTCGCTACACCGACTTCCGACTGTCTCCATTTGGTACATGACTTGTTAACACCTGTCATCATGAAGGGAAATGGCAAGAGCGCCTTGAGTCATCAAGAG AATCGGATCTTGAATGAAATCAAGGACCAGATCGAGCAGATTCTAAAACTGGTCTTTGAGAATTACAAATCTCTTGACGAGTCGTCATTTTCTGGAATGATTGATGTGGTCAATTCTGCGTCAGGTGTTCCAGCGCCAGCACTCATTCCTGCTGTGAAATTGTACACGCTTCTGCACGATGTCTTATCACCCGAGGATCAGACTCATCTTTGTCATTATTTCCAG GCAGCAGCAAAGAAGAGATCTAGAAGGCACATGGGTGAGACAGATGAGTTTGTTGCAAACAACAGCGAGCCCAATTTTTGGGATATGTCTGCAATGTCGGCTGCATACCAGAAAATGACAATGGCCTGCAAGAATGTAAAGAATGAGATCTATACTGATATTGAGATCCAAAATGAAGATATACTTCCCAG CTTTCTTGACCTTCCAAACCTGTCAGCGTCTATATATAGCACTGATCTCTGTAATAGACTTCGAGCATTTCTCGTTGCTTGTCCGCCCTCTGGCCCTTCACCAACAGTTGCAGAGCTCGTGATTGCAACTGCAGACTTTCAACGTGATCTTTCCAGCTGGAACATTAG TCCTATCCAAGGCGGTGTTGATGCAAAAGAGTTGTTTCATCTATATATCATGATTTGGATTCAAGATAAACGCCTTTCATTACTTGAGTCCTGCAAACTTGATAAG GTAAAATGGTCTGGAGTCAGGACACAGCATTCAACAACTCCATTCGTTGATGAAATGTACAAGAGGCTGAACGAAACCATTCAAGACTATCAAGTTATCATTTCCAGATGGCCAGAATATATCTTTGTTCTGGAGAGT GCCATTGCTGATGTTGAAAAGGCAACAGTGGAAGCTCTGGAGAAGCAGTATGCAGATGTCTTATCACCTCTCAAAGAAAACTTGGCTCCAAAAAAACTAAGCTTCAAGTATGTCCAAAAACTGACCAAAAGATCTGTGATTCCATATGTAGTCCCGGATGAG CTGGGCATTCTATTAAACTCCATGAAGAGGATGCTTGATGTTCTACGGCCTAATATAGAGGCTAAATTTAAAGCATGGTCTTCATGCATTCCTGATGGTGGGAATGCAGCTCCTGGTGATCGTCTTTCTGAGGTGACAGTGATGCTCAGAGCCAAGTTTCGTAGTTACCTTCAGGCTGTGGTCGAAAAACTTGTAGAAAAT AGCAAGCTACAAAAAACGacaatgttgaagaagattcttcagGACTCTAAAGAAAGTGTTGGAGAATCAGACATCAGAAGCAAAATGAATAACCTCAAGGAGCAGCTCACCAACACAGTGAATCATCTACACTCGGTTTGTGAGACGCATGTCTTCATCGCATTGTCTAGAGGATATTGGGATCGTATGGGACAG ATTGTTTTAAGCTTTTTGGAGAACAGGAAAGAGAACAGAGCTTGGTACAAGGGTTCTAGAGTTGCTGTCTCG ATATTAGACGATACATTTGCAGCACAGATGCAACAGCTGCTTGGCAACTCGCTAAGAGAGCAAGACCTGGAGCCTCCGAGATCGATCATGGAGGTCCGGTCGATTCTTTGCAAGGACCCTGCAGATAATAAAGCCAAATCGTTCTACTACTGA